In a genomic window of Myxococcales bacterium:
- a CDS encoding enoyl-CoA hydratase/isomerase family protein codes for MTTPAVRFAVDGHVGEITLDRPANRNSMTPELLDAFTAAIAAARAAHDLRCVIITGTGACFSAGADFKSVLQRDGDGPIQAPHDKSFAMYQPFLAVLDLDVPVIGALNGHAVGGGFGLALATDIRIGARDGRYGANFARLGLHPGMAISYLLPRLVGVARAAELLFTGRLVDGDEAARIGLLASVHDAAEVLPTARALAAAIAANAPLAVRETKRSLYRGLGWDPRGAAYAEAFAQAESLATADAAEGIAALLAKRAPVFTGR; via the coding sequence ATGACCACTCCCGCGGTTCGCTTCGCCGTCGACGGCCACGTCGGCGAGATCACCCTCGATCGCCCCGCCAACCGCAACAGCATGACGCCGGAGCTGCTCGACGCGTTCACCGCGGCGATCGCGGCGGCGCGCGCGGCCCACGACCTGCGCTGCGTGATCATCACCGGCACCGGCGCGTGCTTCTCGGCCGGCGCCGACTTCAAGTCGGTGCTGCAGCGCGACGGCGACGGGCCGATCCAGGCGCCGCACGACAAGAGCTTCGCGATGTACCAGCCGTTCCTCGCGGTGCTCGACCTCGACGTGCCGGTGATCGGCGCGCTCAACGGCCACGCGGTCGGCGGCGGCTTCGGCCTGGCGCTGGCGACCGACATCCGGATCGGCGCGCGCGACGGCCGCTACGGCGCCAACTTCGCGCGGCTCGGGCTGCACCCGGGCATGGCGATCAGCTACCTCCTGCCGCGGCTGGTGGGCGTGGCCCGCGCCGCCGAGCTGCTGTTCACCGGGCGGCTGGTCGACGGCGACGAGGCCGCGCGCATCGGCCTGCTCGCGTCGGTCCACGACGCCGCCGAGGTCCTGCCGACCGCGCGGGCGCTGGCCGCCGCGATCGCCGCCAACGCGCCGCTCGCGGTGCGCGAGACCAAGCGCTCGCTCTACCGCGGGCTCGGGTGGGATCCGCGCGGCGCGGCCTACGCCGAGGCGTTCGCGCAGGCCGAGTCGCTCGCGACCGCCGACGCCGCCGAGGGCATCGCCGCGCTCCTGGCCAAGCGCGCGCCGGTGTTCACCGGGCGCTGA